The following is a genomic window from Miscanthus floridulus cultivar M001 chromosome 14, ASM1932011v1, whole genome shotgun sequence.
ATGCCGATCACTAGCGCCGGGATATTCGGAAGAAGTCATGGATGGTCGATCGAGCAGTCGTGTCGTTGCTCCCAAAAAACCTGATGGCCACTCTTCACCCGAGCAGATGAGCGCAGAGACGAAATGGTTTCGGAGGCTTGCTCTCTCTATTCCTGTGCATGCAAGAACCAGGACGCGAGCAACACAACAGAAGTGAAGTAGTGTTTTTGGTTGTCTCTTATCGCTTGCGAACAAGAGAAGCAATCCCCTTTTTATGTAGCAACTAACGTAACGAAGATGAAGAACCACACACATGAAGAGATAACGGTCATCATAGTGCGTCCTTATTACTTACTTACGAAACTAACAAATCAATTGTATGTTACTAGTAACGGAAACCATTAAGACATCACGACCCACTAGCATATAATGGTAATCATGCACTTTATGCTCATCAAACCGTCAGTTACACTGCATAAAGGACCCATGCATATTACACATAGCATTAACTATAGTCTTGGAATTATTCTTTGATTTAATTATTGAATAAAAAAAGACTTGTCCAATTAAATCCAACAATCCCATCAAATTCTAAGACAGAGAAATGCTCTCAATTCTACTGAtgtttgatataccagtttttAAATGGAGACTATTAAGTTGAACATACATTTAGAACAGACGTTATACTtcttcacaactgaacaatggactatgccttgaattgacaatTTTGTGCGATATAAGTTTCACCAAAGTACTTTATTGGTACAAGGCTTCCTAAAGCATCCCCTCtggttgaagcatataagtcaaacTCTTGAgcctttcatgagtatctagagattacccacatctcatagacCGTGACTATTAGTCAAAattatataggtgtgttccttctaAGATATTCTGTAGGACAAAATCTCTGCTTAAATAAGCCACTTAGATCACATTAAGGTATAAACCAACCTGTCATACAACATACGAGAAATGTGCATCTCAAACGATCTGGACCTTATTGTAAGGGGTCTCTCCATCATAGTCAACCACTAGCTTGTTTCATCATcttacttcacgggatctccgatcacatagaacatgtTACCACTATGGAATGACTTCAAGAGGGTCTCAAGCCCATTTTCCTTGATGgaccttctatcacattgcgtgacagttCCTTTGTAAATTGATCTGCTAGATTCTTAGATGTATGGACATATCCAACGTTATTACTTTGGAGTTTCTTAGTTTTCTAACAAACTTTAACAGCGTCTtcacatgccttgtggacttcaagTTATCTTTAGAACTGTTCACTTTGATTATCACTGTCTGATTATCACTGTTCATGGAAATAGTCGGCGGTATCGATTTTTTTCAACTACCAGTAAATCCGTAAGTTCATGGAGCCACCCGGCCTCAACAATGGCGGTATCTAATGCTATGATCTCCTTCCCTTGTTGACCTCGTTAAGATGGTCTGCTTGTAAGACTTCTATACAACAGTGTCACCTCTAAGTgagaacacatatccacttgcgAAGTAAATCTCATCAGCATCAaatatccaatttgcatcacaataaccctctagtacccttGATACCTAGTATAATGAATTTCATTGCTCACAGTCCCTTTTAGATAGCGCAACACCCTCTCAAGAGCATGCCAATGATCATCTACCGGATTTGAAATGAACCGGCTAAGTTTGCTCTCAGCAAATGAGATGTTAGGCATCGTTGCACTAGCTAAATACATAAGTAAACCAATAATTTGAGAAATATCTCAATTGATCTCGTGCTATTCTATGATTTTTCCTTAACAACACACTTGGGTCATAATAAGGAGTTGTGGCAGGTTTGCTATCACTATAACCAAAACAACTCAACACCTTTTCCACATAATGGGATTGCACAAGTGTTACCCCGCTATTTCCTTCTCTAAGTAGCTTTATGTTAAGAACAACATCAACCTCTCCCAAATATTTAATCTCAAAGTTATTAGAGAGAAATTCTCTCACTTCCTTAATCACATTAATATTATTTCTAAAAATTAGTATATCATCCAGATATAAGCACAAGATCACACCTTCTCCCCCACCGTACCGATACTAAACATATTTATCAACTTTATTCATAACAAAGCCGACTGATGtcaaagttctgtcgaacttttTGTGCCACTCCTTAGGTGCTTGCTTTAGGCCATACAAAGATTTCAATAACTTACACACCTTttcctcttgaccatttgctacaaatccatcaggctgatccatatagatctatTCCTCAAGTTCTCCATTCAAGAAAGTTGTCTTAACGTCCATCTGATGAACGAGAAGACCATTTGAGGCAGCCAAGGAAAGTAAAAATCGTATCGTCGTCAGACGGGAAACTGATGAATAAGTATCAAAATAATATTTGCCTTCTTTCTAGGTAAGCCatagccacaagccttgccttgtacttctcaatagtaccatcaagtctaagctttttcttgaatacCAATTTACATCCCACAGATTTGCACCCGTAAGGACAATCGACcacctcccaagttccattagaaaAAATAGAGTCTATCTCACTTTGAACAGCTTCCATATGTCAGCGTCAAGAGATGAATATGCCTCTTCTACAGTTTTAGGAGTGTCATTCATGAGGTATATAATATAGTcctcaccaaaagactttgcagtcctctgcctcttactctttcgagtagcTATATTATTATCCTCATGATTTTCCACATGGGTTTCAACATCAGCATGTTCTATCGGTTCATACAACTGTGGAAGTGTTATAGAATCATGACTAGAAGTGCTATCTGTATTTTTCATAGGAAGTTCATTCTAAAAAATAaagcatctctagattccatAATTGTACCAACATTCACATCAAACACTttagaatttattattaaaaatatATAACCCATGCTATGAATAGGATAATCGAGAAAGACACAATCAATGGttttttggtccaagcttttcctttttgtttattggcacattcgcGTTTCTCAAACAACCCTATGTTTGCATGTAAgaaagatttaatctcttcttctcccattcctcaaatagtgtaatttctttgttctttgtggacactctattcaggacatgacacactgtcaaaattgcctcaccccaccattccctAGATTGGCCCGCTATCTCTAACATGATGTTAACCAACTTAGTAAGAATGCGGTTCAACAATCCCATTGGTGAGTACGGCTGTGTCCTCTGATGAATAATACCATGCTCCGCACAAAACTctaaaaattcatttgagaaatattctcctccACAATCGAACCATAACCGTTtatttttcttctcaagttgattttctacctccttatagatcttaaaataatgcaacacTTCATTTTTTGAGTTTAAGAGATACACATAGCAAAagctagtacaatcatctataaacaTCATGAAATATCTTTTGCCATCTTCAATTTGGTCAACTCGTGCCATTCATTTCACACAAATCAAAATGGATTAGTTCGAAAATGGTGCCAAGTCCCTCGCCAAAGCAGCTTTGTGAGGCTTGCGAGATTGCTTCGATTGCACGCATACATGCCACTTAGAACCCTTGACCAAATCAAATTTCAGGATTAAACATACCAACTAAGCAAGTCAAACAATCAAAATTTATATGACAAAGCCATGAATGCCAAACATTTGTCTCATTATTGTGGCTCACATGGTTCACAGAATTAAAACAAGCATCTGTTAAAGACAAGCAGAACAAGCCTTCGCTCTCATAACCTTTACCAATAAAAAATCCATACTTAGAAAGTATACACTTATTCGACTCACACAAGTTTATAGTATTCTCGACACAGCAACGAACTACTAATTAAATTCTTTCTTATTGAGGGGACATGTTGCATGTTCTTCAGTTGCACAGTCTTTTCTGAAGTAAGCTTTAGATCGACCGTATCAACACCATGAACAACCGCACGCTCCATTCCCCATCAACAAGGAGGAACTTCTCCTGATCTaataagaagaaaataaaaaaatataagcacacacatgaatattgaCACCAGTGTCCAATACTATAAAAAAACTTAACCGATGCATTTGGCAAATGGGCTCGGAGGCGGGCAGATAtttcaaccgcctcggttaattactgagattaaccgaggtggtctttttttattaaccgaggcggtcacaatCAACCGCCTCGCAAAATTGATTTACCGAGTGGTTTATTTTTGGAGGTGGTTGCCTTATAACAACCGCCTCCGTAAAaccattttcagaggcggttacACTATAAtgcccgcctccgtaaataaTGGCCCAGCAGGAAGCCCATCTTGGCCTAATATCACGCTGATTGTATAAATACGACAGTTAGGGTTTCCTTGCCACTCCCACTCCCCAGCCATGCCCCTCCCCTCAAGCCCTCCCCATCTCACCGCGCCTCTCGCTCCTAGGCACACCCCTCTCCCCATCCTGCCGCTCCTCTCCTAGCCGCGCCCCATCTCCTAGCCCGGCGCAACTCCCCTCCCCTACCCTATCGGCAGCGCCCCATCCCTCCCCTCCCATCACGGTGCCCCTACAACTTCCAGCAGAGCTCGCGTGGCCCTGCAGCGGCGCTACCACGAGGAGGCGGGATCCGATGCTCCCCTGTAGTGGAAGCATTCTCGTGGTTGTGATGAGTAGAAACTAGCGACATCCCACGCGAGGAGGCGGCGCTGGTGAGATCCCGCGCGAGGAGGCAGTGGCCGGCGAGATCCGAGCGTGGCATGGCCCCCTACTTGGCGCTCCCACCTCGACGCATCTAGATCCATCAGCGAGGGTCCTTCTCCAGTAGTCGGCGGCGCATCCAGATCCATCGGTGGGGTCCTTCTCTGGCAGTCGGCGACACGCGAGGAGGCGGCTGGTACAGATCCCTCCACGACAGGTCCAAATCCGGCGTCGGGCGGATCCGGCGTGGAGGAGGGGAGTTCGGACGTAGATGGAAACAGCGGGCGGATCCGGCGTGGAAGAGAGGTGGAGGCCGGTCGCTCCCGGATCCCGTGACGGTGACATCCCGCGTCACCAGATCTAGCTAGTGGGCTCAAGAAcgggctcgccggtgggcttaggatttttttattttttttattgattaaccgaggcgagcATTCTAAGGAGCCCATCTCCGTTAACCTATTAATCGAGGCAGGCTGCTAACCACCTGCGTTAAGGCTGGATTAATCGTGACCTTTTGACGTAGACGGATGGGATGCTCGGTTTGGTTAACCttttttgcccgcctcggttaagtttaATGGCATAGTGGTCAACTCACCAATCATGTGaatgacaaactgaaagaactatAGGTAATAAATTACCATACCCCGATGTTCCTTCATCAGCCTCATCCATGTTtctagatttctttttttttttggacttTCAATTGCTCTCCTCGCACTCCCTAGCATAATGTCTGGGCTTACCACAAGTGAAGCAATTTCTGTTTtccctgttcttcttcttcttcttaaaaggAGTAGTGGCCTTTTGTTTGAATTCTTGCTCGAATTTTTTTTTGTTGGAATTTTGAGGATTTTTCTGCACCACATGGGCACCAGAACTTCCCTCAACATTTTTCTTACCGCGGACATCCTTAGCTCCCACCTTCTCTTCAACGTCTAAAGATCCAATGAGATTGGCAATACCAAACTCCCATTTCCTATGTTTTGGAGAAGTAGCAAAGTCCGTCCAATTGTGCGGTAGCTTAGCAAAATATAACCCACCACAAACTTCTCTGGTAGCACACAACCAGAATTCTTTCACTAGTGTTTGTATCTCATGAGCTTGATCTACTACAGAATGGCTATCGACCATTCCGTAGTCATGAAATTGCTCCATGACATACAACCCACTATCAGTGTCTAAAACTCCATAtttggcctcaagtgcatcccaaATTTCTTTTCCAGTATGCAGTCACATATGCATCCACTATGGAGTCCGCTAGCACGCTGATTATTGCCCCCTTGAACATAGTATCAGCATCTTGGAAcacgctcctcctcaggagtatgTGGCCCAACCGATCTAGGTTCGGTAACAAAAATTGCAATGCATAGAAGTCCATAATATGCATCTCTGACGCCATCTGTTGTAACGTGTGCTCTCAAAAACATTTCGTTTCATGTCCCCTCAAAAACATCTAGGTTGAGGTGGGGCCCTAACACCCTAACACATTCCTATGTCCCCCATAATATACCTCCTCAATTAGCTACTTATAATTGTTTAATTAGCTAGTTCATGATGCTATTTGTGCTTTGATTTCTTGTCTTCCCTCCATATTAATTTCTAATAGTATTAAGAATTTTGTCTTCCTATTATTTTCTCCATCTCTTTTATTCTTTTTATTATTGCCTACCAAACATCTAGTGATGCAAGGCTTCAGCGAACCTATAAATAGGCTTAATTTTGCTAGATGCGGGTAATTAAGCCTATTTGCGGATTCATAGACAACTCGGCTTGCATCCCTAAAACATTGAGTTCGTCCCCACTTTATGCCCTTTAATTAACTAGTTAATTATAATTAGTGATTTGCTTGTTTGCTTCCTTTGAATTGATTTCCAatggtatttattatttagaatTAATTTTCCAGTTGTCTCtatttgttcttgttgttatACAATTTTTTGTGTGTAAGAATTAGATTAATCAGATAAAGGTTGGAGACCTAGGACTAATTAATTTTCTTCTCTTTTGCTCCATAATATTCCATGTTTGTTTAAGTGTTTATTCAGTTATTATATATACTCTTGTTGTGTTTGTATTTAATAGTGCATAATTGTTGTCGGTTTGAACGCCCACTTATGTCTAAATTTTGGCTCTGCCCCTATATGGGGTTACCTAGCTAGCACTTATCATGTGGAAGCTGATCAATAGTCACAAGTGCATTTAAATGGGGCAATAGTCACAAATGCTCCGCCACCTTATGTCCTTAAAGATGATTTTAGACTCTTAAAAATCTTACGTGTTGCAATGTCAGTTTTCTAATCATTTCCGCACAAATGCGTCCGCGGAGATTCGGACCTATGACCTCCACTACATCACATGATCACATGTGATCAAGTATCGGATGCTATCTTTTTGTATTTACCTAAACTATCTCAATGGAACAAAAGTTCAACtctaatttaaaatttaaaattttctatTTCAAAATTTGAGAACATAAAAGTTGTCCACTACAATTTCAAATCTCATCGAGCTTTGCAATTTTAATAAATTTTTTGTTTCTATCTGACTTCATTTAAAGAAGCTATGAATTTATTTGTTTGACAATCATTTTCAAGGACCGTTGACTTAGTCAAaggcccctagaaaaaaaactaTTTCATCCACCCGGAAAATTTGGATTTTAGGAGGGATTCCTTATGTTATCCGTGTTTGAAAATAGCCAGCTCTTTTAAAGACGATTTTATTAAAGGAATCGCCACCTGAAAACTGATTTCTAAAAGCGGTTTGTAAGCTATAGTGCATCACAATGTTTGTAGAGGAGGTTGATTAAGTGGGACACCCCTGAATGAAAAGATATAAAACGGGATTGTAAAACTGATTTGTGTACGAGATAGTACATAGAAGAAGCTTTGTTCAGAACATGCACCGGCATAAAACTTGGCAACGGCAATAAGGTAAAGTTCCGGAAAGACAACTGGCTTAATGGGAAAGCTCCCAAAGACGTGGCGCCGGACTGCATGCTATAAACTTGTATGGCGTAAAAACCAAAATGTGGCAGCAGCATTGCAAAGGGGCTGATAGATGCGTGGTCTCTCCATCGAATTAGCACAAACCAGGAGCTGCAACGGTTTGTTGATTTGTGGACTCAACTGCATGAGGTTCAGCTACAATCACAGGAAGATGAAGTCTCCTGGAGGCTAGGGGCCTCAGGCCGGCGTACAACAGTCAGTTTATTGGGACATTCTCAGAACTAGACTGGAACACTATCTGGAAGTTAAGAGCAAAACCCCAGTGTGTCGTTTCTTCACATGGCTATTGCTCCAAAGAAAGCTACCGACGGCAGGTCAAATCATCAGGCGGGGAGGCCAAGCAAACCCAACTTGCAAACTTTGCTACACGAGGCAAGAATCGCACACACATATGATTGCCAACTGTCCGTATGCTAAAACAGTTTGTCATCTGGTGGAAAACTGGTCAGGACAGCAAAGATTACAACATCATCAAGCTGTAACGAAGATAACCGATTGGTGGAGAAATCTGAACCCAGTAATTTACGGGCAACAGTCATTGTCTATACGGCTTGGAACCTGGGGAAGGAAAGATGCAGAAGGGTATTCGACAACAAAGCGCGAAACGAGCAGCAGCTAGTAGCGGCCATAAATGATGATGTGCAGGCACTACAACATGCCTGGGCGGAGTCAGAGGAGGAGTAATCTCCTTACAGAGGACGTCCTGCCGGTGTTCAGGCACTCCGGGTCCACATACCACATACCCCGTCGTGCCCGCCGCTGCCGTCGTCCGTGACCTCCGGCCGTCCTCGATCACCCTCGCCAGCCCAAAGTCGCCGAGCTTGGCGGTGAACGACGCGTAAAGCATCACGTTGCTTGGCTTGACTTCGTGGTGCACGACGCGCAGGTCCGTATCCTGGTGCAGGTACAGGAGCGCCAAGTCGAGCCCGAGCACGATCTGATACCTCACCCTCCACGTCAGCTTCTTGTTTGGGTTGTAGAGGTGGCCATCCACGCTGCCGTTGCGCACCAGCTCGTAGACGAGCAGGAGGTCGTCGCAATCGCCGTCACCGTAGCACCAGCCGACGAGCAGCACGAGGTTCCGGTGCCGGAGACGGCTGATGATCCTCACCTCCGACATGAACTCGTTCCAGCCCTGCGGAGAAGTCTTGGAGACCCTCTTGATGGCCACGTCCAGGTTCAGGTCCTCTAAGAACCCACGGTACACCGATCCGAAGCCACCTTCTCCTAGTTTCCTCTCGTCGGCGAAGTTGttggtggcggcggcgagctcTTCGTAGGATAATCTCCTAATCTCCTTGGTCCAGTCGTCCCTTGCTCCAGCTCGATGACTTCCACAGCTTCACCTCGGAAATACGTCAGTGCTCCGGCGGATTTCTTCTTGGCGCCGTTGCAAGTGGTACTGACGGCATAGACCGAGGCAGGGCAAGAACCCCACTGTGCCGGTGACGGACACGCCGGTTGCCAACATAATCAGTTTGATGCCCTTCCATTTATGACCAGAGCTACAGCTACCTGCAGCATATATAGCATCTGTATCAGAGTGTCTTTTAATCTtatcttagagcaactccaagagagttTGTAAAATTGGATGGCTAAATCAATGGTTTAACTATTTTCTAAAATAGAAAACTTCTTCCAAAAATAAATAActccaagaacctttctaaaataGATAACTCCATGCTATATTTAGCTGGCAGGGGCTCTGCGGCAGTGCCACCATGCGAGGCACGGCGTGAAAAGGCTCCAGGGGAAGCGGATGGTGAGCCGCGATGGCATGCTATATTCAACGATGAGCAAGGAGCTGCGATGGCATGCTACATTCAGCAAGTGAGGACCTGGGATAGCATACTTGTTATTTTAGAACACCAGATAGAAAAGCGGTTGGAGGACTATTTTCTCTGTAAATACCCAAATATAGACTATATGGCACATATAGCTTCTCTCTATGTGATGCTCTTAGAACCTATTTGGATCGATTAatactaaaaattagctagctaatagccAATAGCTGCTAATATTTAGCTAGCTATTTTCTAGCAAGGGTTGTTTGAATCCACCTGCTAACAAGGTGGTTGGATAGTGAGTTAAAGTTGTATATAAATTATTAGCACCTATTAGCAACTCCAAATCTATTAATGAAACTAATAGTTAGCAGCTCTCCAACTAATAATTAGCCGGTCTGTTTGGATCCACTAGTACTGATTTTAGTTGCTAATTTTTAGTCCTAATAGATCCAAGCATGCCCTTACTACACTCCCATGGGATattatatgcacaaaaaaaaatCGGACTTCAGAGACACCACCTTTTTTAACTTATTAAAACAAGAGGGGTGTGCTTTATTGCAAAAAGATTAAATACAAGAGTCTAATAAACAAAATCACGAAACAAAAAAGTTACAAAAGAAGATAAGGAGAACTACACATAAGCTTCTAGCGGCCATAAGTCAATTGTAGGATGAAACTTGCTTCAACACCGCCTTTCATTTCCAGGATGCAgcaaccacctctaaaaataaTAACTATCGTGGACCTCTAAAGAAACTGCCTCTGAAAATGAGGCTAGTTTAAAAAAAACCACCTATGCAATAGCTTATAGCAGTCGTACAAGTAAACACGTAACCTTTTCATAAGAAGTTAGATGGAGacaattttttttgtaaaaaatatatacATCTACAAGATATACAACTATGTAGTTGATAACCTTTTGATTTGAGATagtttagagacataaatattagttttttaagttctcatattttttaaattaaaacttttgaatttttaaaacaACCTCAAGTGTTAACATGATCTACGTGAATATTGTAGTTCTCAAGTCTCGACACAATCTTCAACTTTGCAGTTGATaaccttttgatttgaaatcatttaaatgcccaaatatttattttaataattatattttaaaatttattttattttgaatttttgtgaATGACCTTGAACATTAACAGGTACTCCCTCGTCTTGTAATATAGCGTGTTCCGACATTTAAAATTTGACCTAAAATACAAAAGATTTGAGGAATAAAAAAAATAATGTTTACTAAATAGAAATACATAATTCAGTACTTGTGATATTTTTGTATGAGAAAACTGAGAGTCCACCCTTGAAGAattgtgtaacaccctcggtgttatattgtaatgtttttgctaaaacactgcattagcatcatacttgtttgtacatgtgtgtaattgggagtataaatcaatatacggCATTTGAAACGTTCATCCGAAACAAgaaataaatgttaagtttcatgtcACGTTATATTATTGGTGTCCTaaacaaatttttattgaacaaaaaggcTAATGAACGCATGCATGCAATTGGCTCTCCTTTTCATGTTGCACACAAAGCACGCAAATTTTGTCATCACGTTGTCTTGGACAGTGGCCGGCCAAACCACTGAGATGACCCACCCTTTGTTATCATGCACGTTTGAAGGACGAGTGCAGTACATGACGGTGCCTAACTCGTCACTATGCTGTAGTACGATGTCGGGGCTTCCATGCAAGTTCTCGTCACCACGGCCGCTTTAAGTTCTGAACGCGGTCGCCTCTGCAAAGTAGTCTAGCAGCACTCCACCACTTTCCAGTTAGCAATACTCACATCGCGCTCTTCTGCATCGAGCTACTAGCAGCGCCGACGAACTCCATCGCACTGCGTCCGAGCAAGAAAGCAGTGCAGCCAGAGGTGCGTGGTGCGTACTGTTGTTGTTAGCTTGTTGACGTCACCA
Proteins encoded in this region:
- the LOC136504088 gene encoding L-type lectin-domain containing receptor kinase IX.1-like, whose product is MEFVGAASSSMQKSAICGSHRAGARDDWTKEIRRLSYEELAAATNNFADERKLGEGGFGSVYRGFLEDLNLDVAIKRVSKTSPQGWNEFMSEVRIISRLRHRNLVLLVGWCYGDGDCDDLLLVYELVRNGSVDGHLYNPNKKLTWRVRYQIVLGLDLALLYLHQDTDLRVVHHEVKPSNVMLYASFTAKLGDFGLARVIEDGRRSRTTAAAGTTGYVIVFQSSSENVPIN